Genomic segment of Paenibacillus sp. FSL R5-0912:
ACCGCGGAAGGCATGGACAGGTAAGAACTCACGTAGAATAATCTACTCCCTTGCGGCGGTTCTGTTACTTATACTGGCGGGAGGTGCATATTTAGTGCAGCAGCACAATAATAGCAGGACGGATGAGGTCTACAATGGGCATGGCGGGACGTTTAAGAACACACTTGCCGAGATCGATACTCCTGATCCGAGCATGATCTACAAGGATGGATATTATTACATGACCTTTACCCATAACGGAACGGATATTATGGTGATGAAGTCACGCACAATGGATTTCCGCCAGGCCGAGCGGAAGGTGGTATGGTATCCGCCGGCGGAGACCGCCTACTCGGCGAATCTCTGGGCACCCGAGCTCCAGTATATCCGGGGCAGCTGGTATATCTATTTTGCCGCGGATAACGGAATGAATGAGAATCACCGGATGTATGTGCTTCAGGGGGACAGCGGTGATCCGCTGGGCGATTACACCTTCAAGGGCCAAATAACCGACGACACCAACAAATGGGCGATCGACGGGCTGGTGATGGAGGTGGATGATGAGCTGTATTTCGTCTGGTCCGGCTGGGAAGGCGATGTGAACGCTGCGCAGAACACCTATATTGCACCAATGAGTGATCCGCTGACGATCAGCGGACCGAGGGTGCTGCTAAGCGAGCCGCTGCTCCCATGGGAGCAGGCCGGAGGCCCGCCGTACATTAATGAAGGCCAGTCAGTCCTTCATCATGACGGCCGCGTCTTCATTGTCTATTCCGGCGCGGGCAGCTGGACTCCGTATTACAGTCTGGGCCTGCTGGCCTTGAAGCCCGGCGGCAATCCGCTGGAGGCGGCAGACTGGACCAAGGCGGAGCAGCCGCTGCTGGCGATGGATGAAGCCGCCGGAGTGTACGGACCGGGGCATAACTCGTTTACGGTGTCGCCGGATGACAGCGAACAGTGGATTGTCTACCACGCAACTACAGGGGCAGCGGACGGCTGGAACAACCGCAAAGCGCGTGCCCAGCCGGTCTGCTGGGACGATGGCGGCCTGCCGGTGTTCGGGAAGCCGCTGGCGCTGAGCACGGCACTTAAGGTTCCCGCTGGAATGGGAGTATTCCAGGCTGAGAATGCCATCCGCAGCGGGAACCGGCTGGAGTTCCCGTCCCTGCCGTCCACAGTAGATAGCGATACTCCGCTGCTGGTGCATTATGTGAATCCGGGTGAAGCGCAGGCGGAGGCGGCAGTCTCAGTGAATGCTGGAACACCGTCAAAGCTTCAGCTGCCGCCTTCCGAAGAGGGACAGACCGGATACGCCTATCTGAGCTTACCGTTCACAGCCGGGATGAATACATTAGCCTTTGAGCTGCCGGAGGGAAGTGCAGCTGAACTGAAGGCCATTGAAATTCCGCGTTATGAAGGTGAAGCCCAGACGCTGGAGGGGAATGCTGATGCGGAGGATAACCCGTATGCCTCTGGCGGAGCGGCGGCGAGCCTGAGCGGAAGTGATGCCGCGCTGCGTTTCAGCAATATTCACGTTCCGCGAAGTGGGACCTACTCCGTCTCCGTAGCTGTTCTTAATGCTTCACCGGACGCGAAGCTGGAGGTGGCGGTGAACGGGGATTCTACGATCGTATCAACCCTGGAATCTAAGGAACGAAACCAATTATCCTTCATGGAGCTGGAGCTGGAGCTGCAATTGCAGAGCGGTGCGAACGAAATCATTCTTTTTGACAGACAAGGCAGCTTCGGTATAGATTATATGGATATATGGCAGAAGAGTGAATGAGCCGGAAGATTCATAGAATGCAAGCAAGACGGGGGCTTAACCATATGAGAGATACGGGTCGCTATAGCGGACTCAAACGGAACAAACTGATTACGCTTTCAATTCTGCTGCTGGCTATGCTTCTGGTGCTGGGTGGTTGCGGTACAGATGGGGCAGAGGAATCCCCCCAGGCTGCCGCTGAGCCGGTAACTCTGGAGTATTGGACTCCATTCAGCGGCGGAGACAACATTTTCATGACCGAGCTGGTGCAGCAGTTCAACCGGGAGCACGGGGATATCCGGATCGAACAGATCAACTCCCGGCTGGATGATTATTATTCCCGGCTGCGCACGGCGATTCTGTCCGGTAATGCACCGGATTTAGCCATTATTCACGCGACCAATCTGCCGCAATTCGTGCAGAACGGTTATATTGAGCCGCTTGACGGACTCGCTGCGGATACCGGGCTGGACTGGGGCCAGTTCAATGCCAAAATCGCTGAGTCCACGGTCTACGGCGGTGCCCATTATGCTATACCCCTGGATACGCATACGTTAGTGCTCTATTACAATAAGAAGTATTTAAAAGAGGCTGGGCTGCTGGATGCCGGGGACAAACCGTTGATCAGCAAGGGAGAGCGAGGGTTTACGGAGTTCCTGCAGCAGTTGAAGGCGGAGTTGCCGCCCGGTGTTGCTCCGCTGGCTCTGCCCAGCACACGTATTGATTCCGTGTGGCTGTGGTGGAGCCTGTACAATCAGATGCAGGGCGGTGGTGTCTTTTACAATCCCGAAGGTACGCAGGCGGTCTTTAACAACAAGGAATCGCTTCAGGCTCTGGAGTTCGTGAATAGCCTGTATCAGCAGGAGCTGATTCCGCCGGATATTAATGATGCCTTCAAGCTGTTCTATGACGGGGAGGCCGCTATGCTGATTACGGGGGTGTGGGGAACCGGCGCTTTTGAGAAGGATGAGAACCTGGAGCTGGGCGTCGTGCCGGTTCCGGTCATCTACGATCATCCGGCGGTCTGGGGAGATTCGCATACGCTGGCTATTCCGGCCAAAAGCGAGATGAGTGCGGAGAAGCGTAATGCTGCCATGATTTTTGCCCGCTGGGCGGTGGAGCATGGAGTGATGTGGGCGGAAGCCGGTCATGTACCGAGTTCCCGGGAGGTCGTAGAGAGCGGAGCGTATGCTGCACTGAAGTTCCGCAGTGATTATGCCAATACCGCCAACTCCGTAGCCTACTGGCCGAGAAATGTGAAGCAGTGGAGTATTAATGAAGAGATTATCCGGCAGTTTGAGAAAATGATCTACAAGGAGCAAAGCCCGGAGCAGGCTCTGCAAAAAGCGGTGGACAGCATTAACCTTCAGCTGAAGAAATAAATGCAAAAGGATTAAAGGGGAGAATGCGGTTGAAATCATTTCGCGGCTGGTTCAGGAATCTGGCGCTCGCGCGCAAGCTTATTCTTATCAATGTGGTATTCATTGTGCTGCCGCTGGGGCTGATGGGCTATTTCGCCTTCGCACGCTTCACCGAAACGACGGAGCGCAAGGTTGGCGATTATCAGCTTCAGACGCTGAAGCAGCTTACCCTGAATATCGACACCTATATGAATGAGCTGAACCGGCTGACCGTGATGCCCTATCAGTATCCGAAAGTAACCGAGTATCTGGCTACCAAACGTATCTCCGGTGAACCGCTGACATTGGATGAGATTAGCGGACTGAACAGCTTCGTCACTCAGGTGTTTTTGAACGGCCGGGTAGATATACTAGGTGTCTCTCTGTATGGTACGGGCGGAGCTTCGTATGTGGTCATGCCGGAGAGCCAGTATGTGACGACCTATAAGCTCGATGAAAATGTCAGCTGGCTGAACAAGTTCAAGGGTCACTACGGGCAGCCAGTGTATGTTGCCACACATGACTTAAGCTCAAGCGGCGGAAATGTGTATCAGGCCTTCTCCATTGTGCGGGAGCTGCGCAGCTTCGATGACGGGGTGACCCTCGGGTACATCGTCATTGATGTGGACCCCAAGTTCATTAGTGAGATTCTGTCCAAAGTAAAGCTGGATGCCAAAGAACTGCTGTACATTACGGATGATTCCGGCAACCTGGTCATCGGCAAGGATCATGGACTGCCGCAGGCAGCGCCTTCCCTGTCTCCTGAACATTCGGGTGAAGGGGTAAGTCATGTGAAGTCGGAGGGCGAAGGGCTGCTGATGGCCCACGTAACTTCTGAAGTGACAGGCTGGACCACGGTGGGTGTTGTACCGGTCTCCAGTCTGATGAAAGATACCGAGGTTCTACGCACCTACATTATTCTTATTGGCATCATCTGTGTAGGTCTGGCCCTGCTGCTGTATGTGTTTATCGCCTACCGGATCACCCAACCGCTGCGCAAGCTGAGCCGGCTGATGCGCAGTGTCGAGCGCGGAGACCTCAGCAGGGCTTTTCCGGTGAGCGGTACGGACGAGGTAGGAATGCTGGGCCATTCGTTCAACGGCATGCTCGCCAAGCTTAGCGAACTGGGATATCTGCTCTATGAGACGGAGATCCGGGAGAAGGATGCGCAGATTGCCGCGCTGCAGAGCAAGATCAATCCGCATTTTCTGTACAATACACTGGGTTCCATCAGCATGTACGCCGAGCTTGAGGGCAGTCCGGAGATTATTACGATGTCCAACAATCTCAGCAAGCTGCTGCGCTACAGCCTCAGCGGGCGCACGGAGCATGTGACGCTTCAGGATGAGCTGGACCATGTCGGCGGATATATGGCAATCCAGCAGATGCGCTATGAAGAACGCATTCACTTCACGATGACCATTGAACCTTCGCTGCTGGACTGTGAGGTCATTCCGCTGATGATCCAGCCGCTGGTGGAGAATGCAATCAATCATGCACTGGACAAAGGGGTGGGCCGGGGCCGTATTTCGCTGACCGCGGACAGCAGCAGTCAGGTGCTTAGAATCACTATCGAGGATGATGGCATCGGCATGAATGCGGAGGCGCTTGAGGCGCTTCGGCTGCATCTGCTGAATACGAAGGAGCTGGGCGGACGCTCAGGCAACGGTCTGCTGAATGTTCACCGCCGGATTGTGCTGCATTATGGCGATGAATATGGTCTTTCGCTGGAGAGTATGCCGTATCAGGGCTTCAAGGCAGTGCTGAGGCTGCCGGTTATTACCCATCAGGGCAGAGCAAGGGAGGATGACGGAGTTGCCTAAAATACTGATTGTTGACGATGAGTCTGTCTTCCGCAAAGGTCTGCGCAAAATGATCACCAGCCTGGAGGGTAACTGGGAGGTGGTTGGTGAAGCCATTGACGGCTATGATGCGCTTGACAAGCTGGCCGAGCTGTCGCCGGAAGTGCTGCTCACGGATATCCGCATGCCGCGGATGGACGGGATTCAGCTGCAGCAGATGGCCGGGGGAAGGTTCAAGGATCTGATGACCGTCGTGGTCAGCGGCTATGACGAGTTCGCCTATGTGCAGCAGTCGATGCGCCAGGGGGCGAAGGATTATCTGATGAAGCCGGTCGAACGCCAGGAGCTGAGCCGTGTGCTGGAGAGACTGGGGCGGGAACTGGCCGAGCGCAAGGCGCTTCCGGTGCGCAAGGATGAACCATGGCAGGTCCAGCCTGTACTGAAGCGGCATGTGGCCGGTCATCTGATCGAGAGTCTGCTGAAAGGCAAAACAGAAGATAGCGACCTGCAGCTGCTGCGGGAGATGGGCTTCGCCTTCGGCCATCCTTACTTTCTCTGCATGGTGATTAAGCTGGATAAGCATTCGGTGGAGAAGGAGCGTTATCAGCGGGGCGATGCCTCCCTGTTCCTCCTGTATATCCAGCAGGTTGTCCAGGAAATGATTGACCGCCATGCGACAGGTTTAAGCTTCGTGCTGTCGGATACCGAGGTGGTGGCTTTGCTGAATATAGCTGAGCCGGAGCATTCCTTATCGGCACCGGGAGCTCTGGGCGACCTGATCCGCAGGCAGATCCGCTCTTTGTCCAACCTGACGGTAACCATCGGGGTCAGTAATCCGGCGGAAGGACTGCCGGGTATTCCGAAAGCTTATAGTGAAGCCGGAATCGCCCTCTTGTACCGGCTGATCGAAGGCGGTGATAAGCTGCTCGATTATGCCAAAATGACAGAGCGCCCCCATTCCGGAAGCGGACCTTTGAAATGGTCATGGGAGATGCTGGAGAAGTCGATTACCGGAGGAAGAGTGGCCAGCATCGGCCCGATTGTTGAACATATGATTGAAGAGCTGTGCAGTAAGGCAGATTCACCGGAGAGTATTCATCAGCAAATCTGTAAGCTGCTGCTGTACTATTACGAGCTGTCCGAAGAGCTTGAGGTTACGGAATCGTGGCTGGGATCGAAGGATATCCGCAAGGTGCTGTTCGATGTATGCAGCCTCTCTTCGCGGCAGGAGCTGGCCGAGAAATGCCGGGGGCTGCTGCTCACCCTGACCGGCTGCATTGCGAAGTCCAGAGAGGTGAAGGATCTCGATCCAGTTGCTGCCGCCCAGCGCTACATTTCGCAGCATTATGATCATCCGCTAAGCCTTAAGGAAGTGGCGGATGAGGTGTATTTGAACCCGGCGTATTTCAGCAATCTATTCAAACAAAGAACAGGCGTCACCTTTATCGAATTCCTGACCCATATCCGGATGGAAGAAGCGCGCAAGAAGCTGGCCTTCACAGATGAGAAAATCAGCAGGATCGCTGAGGAGACGGGCTTTGGCAATGTGCGCCACTTCAACCGCGTGTTCAAAAACTGCAGCGGTTTTTCGCCTAAAGAATACAGGGATAGTATACGCAAGGCGCAGGCGGCTTCTATGGATGGCCGGGAGTGACAGTAAGGACTGATAAGGACTACAGCAAGACCGGATCGCATGAAATCTAATCACACGGGAAACTGGCGGATGAAATAATGACGAATCAGCAACGTGCGGAATATCCGCGTCCGCAATTTGTACGCGATAATTGGGTGAATTTGAACGGGGAGTGGGAGTTTACTTTTGACGATGACAATGTAGGCAGCCGGGAGCAGTGGCATCTGGGAAATAAACCGCTGGCTCAGCGGATACAGGTTCCGTTTGCTTTTCAGAGTAGCCTGAGCGGAATCGGTGATCCCGGATTTCATGACATCGTCTGGTACCGGCGGGAGCTGGAGATTCCGGAGAGTTTTGTAGACCAAGAGATTCTGCTGCATTTCGGCGCTGTGGATTACGAAGCCTCCGTCTGGCTCAACGGGATCCTGGTGGCGAAGCATGAGGGCGGGCATACGCCGTTCCATGCCGGGATTAGCGCCGCACTGGCGCCAGCAGGCCAGCCTAATATTCTGGTGGTCAAAGCTGTGGATTACAGCAAGGACGTAACTCTGCCCCGGGGCAAGCAATATTGGAAGAGCGATTCAGCCAGCATTTTCTATACCCGCACAACGGGCATCTGGCAGACCGTGTGGATGGAGGCGGTATCCTCCGTCTATCTCGGCAAAGTTAAGCTGACGCCGGATATTGACCACAAAAGTATCGAAATCCGCTCCTTCATTAAAGGTGCGCTGACCAGTAATGGAGAGCTGAACAGTGATTCCCTGAAACTTCAGGTGGAGATCACGTTTGAAGGCCAGCCGATTTCAAGTGACGTATACTCTGTGCGCAGCCCGGAAGAGTCCCGGAGCATTACCCTCAGTGATTTCAATGACCATGGGCACGGGCACTGGTGGTCGCCGGAGCAGCCGAATCTCTATGATGTCACTTTTACCCTGCTGGATGGCGGGAAGGTGCTGGATAAGGTAACCAGTTATTTCGGTATGCGCAAAATCTCGGTCGAAAGCGGCAGACTCTGCCTCAACAACCGCCCTTATTTCATGAAGCTGGTGCTGGATCAGGGGTATTTCCCGGACGGCAACCTGACACCGCCCAGTGATGAGGCGATCCGCCGCGATGTCGAGCTGACCAAGGAGCTGGGCTTCAACGGTGCGCGCAAGCACCAGAAGCTGGAGGACCCGCGTTACCTGTACTGGTGTGACCAGCTGGGCTTACTTGTCTGGGGCGAAGCGGCTAATGCCTATGAATACTCGGAAGAGTATGTCCGCCGCTTCACCCAGGAATGGCAGGAGAGCATCGAACGGGATTACAACCATCCTTCGATTGTGGTTTGGGTTCCGCTCAACGAGAGCTGGGGCGTGCCGAACATCGCTGCCGACAAACAGCAGCAGCAGCATGCCCAAGCGATGTACCACCTAACCAAGTCGCTGGACGGGACGCGGCCGGTTGTCTCCAATGACGGCTGGGAGCTGGTCACCACAGACCTGTTCAACATCCACGATTACGAGTGGCGGCGCGAGGTGCTTGAGCAGCGCTATTCCTCCGTGGAGCAGGCCGTCAGCGGCCTGCCGGGCAACCGCAAGCTGGCAGTAGAAGGCTTCCCGTATGCGGACCAGCCGATTCTCATCACAGAATTCGGCGGCGTCGCCTACAAAAAAAGCGACTGGGACGGCTGGGGCTACTCCGGCGCAGAGAACGACGAAGACTTCGCCGCGCGTCTGCGGGCGGTGATACAGCCGCTGCTGCTCTCCGGGGTGGTGCAGGGCTACTGCTACACCCAGCTTACGGATGTGGAGCAGGAGATCAACGGCCTGCTGACGTATGACCGCGTACCGAAGTTGCCGCTGGAGCTGATCCGGGCTATTAATGAGGGGAAATAGGCTTTAGTCGTAATGCGTACTGGTGAAAATTATGACAGACACGAGAAAGATGCTTTCGGATATGGAATCTCATACGGGAGGCATCTTTTTGTTTATTAGAAATTTTGTATAGCAACTAAGTCTTGATTGATTACGATATACCAAATATTAGTACATAGATCATATTAAGTGCTGTTAAAATTATGTAGAATTATTAATAATAATCTATTTTTGATAATCTTAATAAGGAGCTAATATTATGTTTCAAGTATTACCCTCTTTTAAGAGTAAAGAAAAATTGAAGTTTGAAAATTTATATACGAAATATAGATATCTATTATATAAGTGTGCTTTTGATATCCTAAAAAGGCAAAACTTAGCCGAAGATGCTACAAGTGAAGCTTTTATTAGAATATTTAAGAATCTGGATAAAATAAATGAGAATAATGAGAAGGAAACTATTGGTTTCATGGTGATCATTGTTAAGAATATATCCCTTACAATGTTATCTAATGAAAAGAGAAATAAAACGTTATTTTTTCAAGAGATTGATGAGGATATAGAAGAACATTTCAATTTGGAAGATGCAGTTATATCTAACCATCAATATAAGGAAATAGTCGAAGCAATAAGTAAATTAAAAGTTGAATTAGAAGCACCGTTTCTGCTCCGGTACGTTTATGGTTACTCCAGTAAAGAGATCGCTGAGATTCTGTGTATCTCTATAAATAATGTTGATGTAAGAATTTATCGTGCGAAAAAAGCCCTTGCTGATATTTTAGGGAAACGGGGTTTAAAAAATGGATAACGTAAAGTTAAAAAAGGAACTTTTTGATCTTATAATAGAACATGCGGCAACAGAATATTTATACGACGAAGCAGATGCGCTAAAAATAAAAACTGAAAAAAGTTGTGATGTCAAATTCTCTGATGGTTTTGAACGGAAAATAGATGTTTACATTCAATTAGAAAAGATTCGGCATGTGAGAAAAAGATGGGCAAAGCATCTGAAA
This window contains:
- a CDS encoding family 43 glycosylhydrolase translates to MQQHNNSRTDEVYNGHGGTFKNTLAEIDTPDPSMIYKDGYYYMTFTHNGTDIMVMKSRTMDFRQAERKVVWYPPAETAYSANLWAPELQYIRGSWYIYFAADNGMNENHRMYVLQGDSGDPLGDYTFKGQITDDTNKWAIDGLVMEVDDELYFVWSGWEGDVNAAQNTYIAPMSDPLTISGPRVLLSEPLLPWEQAGGPPYINEGQSVLHHDGRVFIVYSGAGSWTPYYSLGLLALKPGGNPLEAADWTKAEQPLLAMDEAAGVYGPGHNSFTVSPDDSEQWIVYHATTGAADGWNNRKARAQPVCWDDGGLPVFGKPLALSTALKVPAGMGVFQAENAIRSGNRLEFPSLPSTVDSDTPLLVHYVNPGEAQAEAAVSVNAGTPSKLQLPPSEEGQTGYAYLSLPFTAGMNTLAFELPEGSAAELKAIEIPRYEGEAQTLEGNADAEDNPYASGGAAASLSGSDAALRFSNIHVPRSGTYSVSVAVLNASPDAKLEVAVNGDSTIVSTLESKERNQLSFMELELELQLQSGANEIILFDRQGSFGIDYMDIWQKSE
- a CDS encoding cache domain-containing sensor histidine kinase, encoding MKSFRGWFRNLALARKLILINVVFIVLPLGLMGYFAFARFTETTERKVGDYQLQTLKQLTLNIDTYMNELNRLTVMPYQYPKVTEYLATKRISGEPLTLDEISGLNSFVTQVFLNGRVDILGVSLYGTGGASYVVMPESQYVTTYKLDENVSWLNKFKGHYGQPVYVATHDLSSSGGNVYQAFSIVRELRSFDDGVTLGYIVIDVDPKFISEILSKVKLDAKELLYITDDSGNLVIGKDHGLPQAAPSLSPEHSGEGVSHVKSEGEGLLMAHVTSEVTGWTTVGVVPVSSLMKDTEVLRTYIILIGIICVGLALLLYVFIAYRITQPLRKLSRLMRSVERGDLSRAFPVSGTDEVGMLGHSFNGMLAKLSELGYLLYETEIREKDAQIAALQSKINPHFLYNTLGSISMYAELEGSPEIITMSNNLSKLLRYSLSGRTEHVTLQDELDHVGGYMAIQQMRYEERIHFTMTIEPSLLDCEVIPLMIQPLVENAINHALDKGVGRGRISLTADSSSQVLRITIEDDGIGMNAEALEALRLHLLNTKELGGRSGNGLLNVHRRIVLHYGDEYGLSLESMPYQGFKAVLRLPVITHQGRAREDDGVA
- a CDS encoding ABC transporter substrate-binding protein — encoded protein: MRDTGRYSGLKRNKLITLSILLLAMLLVLGGCGTDGAEESPQAAAEPVTLEYWTPFSGGDNIFMTELVQQFNREHGDIRIEQINSRLDDYYSRLRTAILSGNAPDLAIIHATNLPQFVQNGYIEPLDGLAADTGLDWGQFNAKIAESTVYGGAHYAIPLDTHTLVLYYNKKYLKEAGLLDAGDKPLISKGERGFTEFLQQLKAELPPGVAPLALPSTRIDSVWLWWSLYNQMQGGGVFYNPEGTQAVFNNKESLQALEFVNSLYQQELIPPDINDAFKLFYDGEAAMLITGVWGTGAFEKDENLELGVVPVPVIYDHPAVWGDSHTLAIPAKSEMSAEKRNAAMIFARWAVEHGVMWAEAGHVPSSREVVESGAYAALKFRSDYANTANSVAYWPRNVKQWSINEEIIRQFEKMIYKEQSPEQALQKAVDSINLQLKK
- a CDS encoding RNA polymerase sigma factor → MFQVLPSFKSKEKLKFENLYTKYRYLLYKCAFDILKRQNLAEDATSEAFIRIFKNLDKINENNEKETIGFMVIIVKNISLTMLSNEKRNKTLFFQEIDEDIEEHFNLEDAVISNHQYKEIVEAISKLKVELEAPFLLRYVYGYSSKEIAEILCISINNVDVRIYRAKKALADILGKRGLKNG
- a CDS encoding glycoside hydrolase family 2 protein; the encoded protein is MTNQQRAEYPRPQFVRDNWVNLNGEWEFTFDDDNVGSREQWHLGNKPLAQRIQVPFAFQSSLSGIGDPGFHDIVWYRRELEIPESFVDQEILLHFGAVDYEASVWLNGILVAKHEGGHTPFHAGISAALAPAGQPNILVVKAVDYSKDVTLPRGKQYWKSDSASIFYTRTTGIWQTVWMEAVSSVYLGKVKLTPDIDHKSIEIRSFIKGALTSNGELNSDSLKLQVEITFEGQPISSDVYSVRSPEESRSITLSDFNDHGHGHWWSPEQPNLYDVTFTLLDGGKVLDKVTSYFGMRKISVESGRLCLNNRPYFMKLVLDQGYFPDGNLTPPSDEAIRRDVELTKELGFNGARKHQKLEDPRYLYWCDQLGLLVWGEAANAYEYSEEYVRRFTQEWQESIERDYNHPSIVVWVPLNESWGVPNIAADKQQQQHAQAMYHLTKSLDGTRPVVSNDGWELVTTDLFNIHDYEWRREVLEQRYSSVEQAVSGLPGNRKLAVEGFPYADQPILITEFGGVAYKKSDWDGWGYSGAENDEDFAARLRAVIQPLLLSGVVQGYCYTQLTDVEQEINGLLTYDRVPKLPLELIRAINEGK
- a CDS encoding response regulator; translation: MPKILIVDDESVFRKGLRKMITSLEGNWEVVGEAIDGYDALDKLAELSPEVLLTDIRMPRMDGIQLQQMAGGRFKDLMTVVVSGYDEFAYVQQSMRQGAKDYLMKPVERQELSRVLERLGRELAERKALPVRKDEPWQVQPVLKRHVAGHLIESLLKGKTEDSDLQLLREMGFAFGHPYFLCMVIKLDKHSVEKERYQRGDASLFLLYIQQVVQEMIDRHATGLSFVLSDTEVVALLNIAEPEHSLSAPGALGDLIRRQIRSLSNLTVTIGVSNPAEGLPGIPKAYSEAGIALLYRLIEGGDKLLDYAKMTERPHSGSGPLKWSWEMLEKSITGGRVASIGPIVEHMIEELCSKADSPESIHQQICKLLLYYYELSEELEVTESWLGSKDIRKVLFDVCSLSSRQELAEKCRGLLLTLTGCIAKSREVKDLDPVAAAQRYISQHYDHPLSLKEVADEVYLNPAYFSNLFKQRTGVTFIEFLTHIRMEEARKKLAFTDEKISRIAEETGFGNVRHFNRVFKNCSGFSPKEYRDSIRKAQAASMDGRE